A single Garra rufa chromosome 9, GarRuf1.0, whole genome shotgun sequence DNA region contains:
- the creb5b gene encoding cyclic AMP-responsive element-binding protein 5, with protein sequence MNGSSCGRERARDTQIPPFSLPPSIHSWPSAKLSFTRRGPVLAPSLSAARPQTEAFQRVGTQCNLYGQEGGRDRCTAAQVQSKSLHTESEIRLKAALAHHPGGMANGSMNSMGHMMEMMPSRQDQAAHHHLHSHSHPHQHMQGPPHGYPHHAHHHPSHAQSAHHHPQSHGHHNSHPPHLHPAHGHQTSPHQTMHSAASQLSPAAQQMQPTQTLQSPPPSGGRRRRVMDEDPDERRRKFLERNRAAATRCRQKRKVWVMSLEKKAEELTQTNMQLQNEVTMLKNEVTQLKQLLLTHKDCPITAMQKESQGYLSPESSPAGSPTPVTQQQVIQHNTITTSSTAPNHRTDINPIH encoded by the exons ATGAATGGCTCTTCCTGTGGAAGAGAAAGAGCAAGAGATACTCAAATACCCCCCTTCTCACTTCCTCCCTCCATCCACAGTTGGCCCAGTGCCAAGCTGAGCTTTACACGACGAGGCCCCGTGCTTGCCCCCTCTCTTAGTGCGGCGCGGCCCCAGACAGAGGCATTCCAGCGTGTGGGAACTCAGTGCAATCTGTACGGACAAGAGGGAGGGAGAGATAGGTGCACAGCTGCCCAGGTCCAATCAAA gtccttgcacactgagtccgaaatt AGACTGAAAGCTGCCCTTGCCCACCATCCTGGGGGCATGGCGAATGGCAGCATGAACTCCATGGGTCACATGATGGAGATGATGCCATCGCGGCAGGATCAGGCCGCTCACCACCACCTGCACTCTCACTCTCACCCTCACCAGCACATGCAGGGCCCACCCCACGGATACCCACACCATGCCCACCATCACCCCAGCCACGCACAGAGCGCCCATCACCATCCACAAAGCCACGGACACCACAACTCCCACCCGCCCCACCTGCACCCTGCACACGGACATCAGACCTCTCCACACCAAACCATGCACTCTGCTGCTTCACAG TTATCTCCAGCTGCGCAGCAAATGCAGCCAACGCAGACTCTTCAGTCCCCGCCGCCCAGCGGAGGCCGCCGCAGACGGGTCATGGATGAGGACCCAGACGAGCGCAGGAGGAAGTTTCTGGAGAGGAATCGCGCTGCCGCCACACGCTGCAGACAGAAGAGGAAAGTGTGGGTGATGTCCCTAGAAAAGAAAGCGGAGGAGCTCACCCAAACCAACATGCAGCTGCAG AACGAGGTCACCATGCTAAAGAACGAGGTGACACAACTGAAACAGCTTTTATTGACACATAAGGACTGTCCCATCACCGCCATGCAGAAAGAGTCTCAAGGTTACCTCA GTCCAGAGAGCAGTCCGGCAGGAAGTCCCACCCCTGTAACCCAGCAGCAAGTCATCCAGCACAATACCATCACCACCTCCAGCACAGCACCCAATCACCGCACAGATATTAACCCCATTCACTAG